The following proteins are co-located in the Immundisolibacter sp. genome:
- a CDS encoding phosphoribosyltransferase family protein: MFKDRDQAATELAARLAHLRGQRPLILAVPRGAVPMGVILATALEGDLDLILVRKLGAPGNPEYAIGAVDEAGHVYVNPDVAADLDAQYLAEETARQQAVIRRRRAQYGAQQVDPAGRLVVVVDDGVATGATLIAALDALRARRPARLVVAVGVAPPDALSRLRAHADQVVCLLTPVDFGAVGQFYRDFGPVSDAEVTALLSAWRDRHSAA; encoded by the coding sequence ATGTTCAAGGATCGCGACCAAGCCGCCACTGAGCTGGCGGCGCGCCTGGCTCATCTGCGTGGCCAGCGCCCGCTGATTCTGGCGGTGCCGCGCGGGGCGGTGCCCATGGGCGTGATTCTGGCCACGGCTCTCGAAGGCGACCTGGACCTGATCCTGGTGCGCAAGCTGGGGGCACCCGGCAATCCCGAGTACGCCATCGGTGCGGTCGACGAGGCTGGGCATGTCTATGTCAACCCGGATGTTGCCGCTGACCTGGATGCGCAGTACCTGGCCGAGGAAACGGCCCGTCAGCAGGCCGTCATCAGGCGCCGGCGCGCGCAGTACGGCGCGCAGCAGGTCGATCCGGCCGGCCGGCTGGTGGTGGTGGTGGATGACGGCGTCGCCACCGGCGCCACGCTGATCGCCGCCCTGGATGCGCTGCGCGCCCGGCGCCCGGCGCGGCTGGTGGTGGCCGTCGGCGTGGCGCCGCCGGATGCACTGAGCCGATTGCGCGCCCATGCCGACCAGGTCGTGTGCCTGCTGACGCCGGTCGATTTCGGCGCCGTTGGCCAGTTCTATCGCGATTTCGGGCCGGTCAGCGATGCCGAGGTCACGGCCTTGCTGAGCGCCTGGCGCGATCGCCATTCCGCCGCCTAG
- a CDS encoding NAD(P)H-dependent oxidoreductase: MARLLVVSCTPKGPLSRTRRLLDAWLAKRRTADPALAVDEVDLVDTELPLVDGPVALAKGSVAAGSQLTPTQQRAWEAIVPWAREFLAADEVVIAAPMWNFSLPYPVKHYLDVVVQPGLLFRYTAQGPHGLCGGKPLTLVTTRGSAYADLPQVNFQTSYLRWLCEFIDCRYSEVVAEGLDARGPEAGEKILTEVIDRLQSPPQAVVRSGGTGSGNA, encoded by the coding sequence ATGGCGCGCTTACTGGTCGTTTCCTGCACACCCAAGGGACCGCTGTCGCGCACGCGCCGGCTGCTGGATGCCTGGCTCGCCAAACGGCGTACGGCGGATCCGGCACTGGCCGTGGACGAGGTCGATCTGGTCGATACCGAACTGCCGCTGGTCGACGGGCCGGTGGCCCTGGCCAAGGGCAGCGTGGCGGCCGGGTCGCAGCTGACGCCGACGCAGCAGCGGGCCTGGGAGGCCATCGTGCCGTGGGCAAGGGAGTTCCTGGCGGCCGACGAGGTGGTCATCGCCGCGCCGATGTGGAATTTCAGCCTGCCGTATCCGGTCAAGCACTACCTGGACGTGGTGGTGCAGCCGGGTTTGCTTTTTCGTTATACCGCGCAGGGGCCGCATGGCCTGTGCGGTGGCAAGCCGCTGACGCTGGTCACCACCCGCGGCAGCGCTTACGCCGATCTGCCGCAGGTAAATTTCCAGACCAGTTACCTGCGCTGGTTGTGCGAGTTCATCGACTGCCGCTACAGCGAAGTCGTTGCCGAGGGACTGGATGCCCGCGGTCCGGAAGCCGGCGAGAAGATCCTGACCGAGGTCATCGATCGGCTGCAGAGCCCACCGCAAGCTGTCGTCCGGTCGGGCGGGACTGGATCAGGCAATGCCTGA
- a CDS encoding HD domain-containing phosphohydrolase produces MNEAAARILIVDDQPDNLLILEDLLGRHYTVHAACDGEEALTRLADGDRPDLMLLDVVMPGMDGFEVCRRVKASPGLRDMPVLLLTSLDSAADEEYGLSLGADDFIHKPYSPPVVLARVNNHLKLARASRQLRDRNEDLERLVAERTREILRQSEQLIRSKQEVIASQGATITALCSLTEVRDNETGGHIRRTQHYVRVLAERLRDHPRFRHELNDETIDMMFRSAPLHDVGKVAIPDAILLKQGKLTPAEWEIMKRHPTHGRDAIAQAELELGDQGGSFLRFAREIAHCHHEKWDGSGYPQGLAGDDIPISARLMAAADVYDALMSRRTYKEAYSHERAMEMIQAERGRHFDPDVVDALQGLAETCRDIARRYRDGNDPQ; encoded by the coding sequence ATGAATGAAGCCGCGGCCCGGATATTGATCGTCGACGACCAGCCGGACAACCTCCTGATCCTGGAGGACCTGCTTGGCCGGCACTACACGGTGCATGCCGCCTGTGACGGGGAGGAGGCGCTGACACGTCTTGCGGATGGCGATCGGCCGGACCTGATGCTGCTGGACGTCGTCATGCCGGGCATGGACGGCTTTGAGGTGTGCCGGCGGGTCAAGGCATCGCCCGGCTTGCGCGACATGCCGGTGCTGCTGCTCACCAGCCTGGACAGCGCGGCCGACGAGGAATACGGCCTGTCGCTGGGGGCGGACGATTTCATCCACAAGCCCTACTCGCCGCCGGTCGTGCTGGCGCGGGTCAACAACCACCTGAAGCTGGCCCGCGCCAGCCGCCAGCTGCGGGATCGCAACGAGGACCTGGAGCGGCTGGTGGCCGAGCGCACGCGCGAGATCCTGCGTCAGTCCGAGCAGCTGATACGCAGCAAGCAGGAAGTCATCGCCTCGCAGGGGGCGACCATCACCGCCCTGTGCTCGCTGACCGAAGTGCGCGACAACGAGACCGGTGGCCACATTCGCCGAACCCAGCATTACGTGCGGGTCCTGGCCGAGCGCTTGCGGGACCACCCGCGCTTTCGCCATGAACTGAACGACGAGACCATCGACATGATGTTCAGGTCGGCGCCCCTGCACGACGTCGGCAAGGTGGCCATTCCGGACGCAATCCTGCTCAAGCAGGGCAAGCTGACGCCGGCCGAATGGGAAATCATGAAGCGGCACCCCACCCATGGCCGGGATGCGATTGCCCAGGCCGAACTCGAGTTGGGCGATCAGGGTGGCTCATTCTTGCGCTTCGCGCGCGAAATCGCGCACTGCCATCACGAGAAGTGGGACGGTTCCGGTTATCCGCAGGGCCTGGCCGGCGATGACATTCCCATCTCCGCACGCCTGATGGCGGCGGCCGATGTCTACGATGCCCTCATGTCGCGCCGTACCTACAAGGAGGCCTATTCCCACGAGCGTGCGATGGAGATGATTCAGGCCGAGCGCGGTCGGCACTTCGATCCCGATGTGGTGGATGCCCTGCAGGGTCTGGCCGAAACCTGCCGCGACATCGCCCGGCGGTATCGCGATGGCAATGATCCGCAGTAG